A part of Silvimonas soli genomic DNA contains:
- a CDS encoding glycosyl hydrolase, whose product MPNFNLIGDCRRAFAFLLVSVCLGLASCGGGGGSAGSTGNNSSNAAPITPTPAPALTPTPSPTPTSAPASKSAKRGIAYDLASSQDMAAVATGASWWYNWGQTPNSGIPTDYQARYGMDFYPMLWNGNFVDANVISWLQVHPSVKYLLVLNEPNLVDQANMTPAQAAALWPRYEAISAATGVKLVGPAMNWGTMAGYSDPVVWLDAFYAAYQAANGNRNPQIDYLAFHWYDYGLGAQLDRLTKYGKPFWVTEFANWHSSNDGAQIDTLAKQEAQMADMVATCETRSDVFRYAWFTGRINPDPHFDSLLAGSGILSDLGSKYLTQPW is encoded by the coding sequence ATGCCTAATTTCAATTTGATTGGTGACTGCAGGCGCGCATTTGCCTTCCTGCTTGTAAGCGTTTGCCTCGGTCTTGCAAGTTGTGGCGGCGGCGGTGGGTCTGCAGGTAGTACTGGCAACAATAGCTCGAATGCAGCCCCAATCACGCCCACTCCCGCACCGGCGCTCACCCCAACCCCCTCCCCTACCCCAACATCGGCGCCAGCCAGCAAAAGCGCCAAGCGCGGTATTGCTTATGATCTGGCCTCGTCGCAAGACATGGCGGCTGTCGCGACGGGTGCGAGCTGGTGGTACAACTGGGGGCAGACTCCCAACAGCGGCATTCCCACGGATTACCAAGCCCGCTATGGCATGGATTTTTATCCCATGCTGTGGAACGGCAACTTTGTCGACGCCAATGTCATTAGCTGGCTGCAAGTACACCCGTCGGTCAAATATCTGCTCGTGCTTAACGAGCCCAATCTGGTCGATCAAGCCAATATGACGCCCGCTCAGGCGGCGGCATTGTGGCCGCGGTATGAGGCGATCTCCGCCGCGACCGGCGTCAAGCTTGTTGGCCCGGCGATGAACTGGGGCACCATGGCCGGATATAGCGATCCGGTGGTGTGGCTGGATGCGTTTTACGCGGCCTACCAGGCGGCCAATGGCAATCGCAATCCGCAGATCGATTACCTGGCTTTTCACTGGTACGACTACGGCCTGGGCGCGCAGCTGGATCGGCTGACCAAATACGGCAAGCCATTCTGGGTGACCGAATTTGCCAACTGGCATAGCTCAAACGACGGCGCGCAGATTGATACGCTGGCCAAACAAGAGGCGCAAATGGCCGACATGGTTGCCACCTGCGAAACACGCAGCGATGTTTTCCGCTATGCCTGGTTCACTGGGCGCATTAATCCAGATCCGCATTTCGACAGCTTGCTGGCAGGCAGTGGCATATTGAGCGACTTGGGTAGCAAGTACCTCACCCAACCTTGGTAA
- a CDS encoding glycosyl hydrolase: MPIQKQRDSLRCLGSLLALGAALVLGGCGDGQDSSSSAMPSTASASIKQTTTVLPQQPVVAVTPVPKNTTKSTKRGIADNLGGYSMLDLAAVSPGVSWWYNWNLTPTSNLPSDYQAMYGMEFVPMIKTGDFVDADVINWLLAHPSVKFLLVLNEPNRTTQANMTPWQAVAVWPRFENIAAKTGVKLVGPAMTNGNTLHYGDPVYWLDSFYEDFRALYQRDPKIDFLAFHWYDYGLAAALDRMDKYGKQIWVTEFDNFHTGNDGLQIDSLSKALAQQAQMTNILETRSDVYRYAWYTSRLSGNPLFINLLSGPGQLTAMGSQYVTLPW, translated from the coding sequence ATGCCAATCCAGAAACAACGAGACAGCTTGCGCTGCCTGGGCTCCCTGCTGGCACTGGGTGCCGCGCTGGTGCTGGGCGGCTGCGGCGATGGTCAGGACAGCAGTAGTTCCGCCATGCCCAGCACTGCATCCGCCAGCATCAAACAGACCACCACAGTGCTGCCGCAACAGCCAGTCGTCGCGGTTACGCCTGTGCCGAAAAACACCACCAAGAGCACCAAACGCGGTATTGCCGACAATCTCGGCGGCTATTCAATGCTCGATCTGGCCGCAGTCTCGCCGGGCGTGAGCTGGTGGTACAACTGGAATCTCACCCCCACCAGTAATCTCCCTTCAGACTACCAGGCCATGTACGGCATGGAATTCGTGCCCATGATCAAGACCGGAGACTTTGTCGATGCCGACGTGATCAACTGGTTGCTGGCTCACCCTTCGGTCAAGTTCCTGCTGGTTCTCAACGAACCCAACCGCACCACACAAGCCAATATGACGCCGTGGCAAGCCGTGGCGGTGTGGCCACGGTTTGAGAACATTGCGGCCAAAACCGGTGTGAAACTGGTCGGGCCGGCCATGACTAACGGCAACACGCTGCACTATGGCGATCCGGTGTATTGGCTGGACAGTTTTTACGAAGATTTTCGGGCACTGTATCAACGCGATCCCAAGATCGATTTTCTGGCTTTTCACTGGTATGACTACGGACTGGCGGCGGCACTGGACCGGATGGACAAATACGGCAAGCAGATCTGGGTCACCGAATTCGACAACTTTCATACCGGCAACGACGGGCTGCAGATTGATAGCCTGAGCAAGGCACTGGCGCAGCAGGCCCAGATGACTAATATCCTGGAAACGCGCAGCGACGTGTATCGCTACGCCTGGTACACCAGTCGCTTGTCCGGTAATCCCTTGTTTATCAATTTGCTGAGCGGACCGGGCCAGTTGACGGCCATGGGTAGCCAGTATGTGACGCTACCGTGGTGA
- a CDS encoding SDR family NAD(P)-dependent oxidoreductase encodes MRLAIISGGSKGLGASLCNQYLAAGFTVVEFSRSAPHDYSIQVDLADPVTTQQTVATTLRALAGQKWDEIVVINNAGVLDPIGPTSVKDPQAVLANINTNFASAIVFISEVVGAFQGHAARKIIASVSSGAALKGYAGWSLYCAAKAGVENFIRSVALEQIAQSQPFFAINIDPGVMDTGMQALIRSSTVADFPDVARFVQRKQAGELRSADAVARAIRQIIDQPALENGGRYPAVV; translated from the coding sequence ATGCGTCTCGCAATCATCAGTGGCGGCTCTAAAGGTCTGGGAGCCAGTCTGTGTAATCAATATCTTGCCGCGGGTTTTACCGTGGTGGAGTTTTCCCGCTCGGCCCCGCACGATTATTCGATCCAGGTTGATCTGGCCGACCCAGTCACCACGCAGCAAACGGTGGCGACCACACTGCGAGCGTTGGCCGGGCAAAAGTGGGATGAAATTGTGGTGATCAACAACGCGGGCGTACTCGACCCAATCGGCCCCACTTCCGTCAAAGACCCGCAGGCGGTACTGGCAAATATCAACACCAACTTTGCTTCCGCCATTGTGTTTATCAGTGAAGTTGTTGGTGCATTTCAGGGGCACGCTGCCCGCAAAATCATCGCCAGCGTTTCGTCCGGTGCCGCGTTGAAGGGTTATGCCGGCTGGTCGCTGTATTGCGCCGCCAAAGCAGGTGTGGAGAATTTCATCCGTTCAGTCGCGCTGGAACAGATTGCCCAGAGCCAGCCTTTCTTTGCCATCAACATTGACCCCGGCGTAATGGATACCGGTATGCAGGCGCTGATTCGCAGCAGCACTGTTGCCGACTTTCCGGATGTAGCGCGTTTTGTCCAACGCAAACAAGCAGGCGAATTGCGTTCCGCCGATGCGGTTGCCCGCGCGATCCGCCAGATCATCGACCAACCCGCACTGGAAAACGGCGGGCGCTATCCCGCCGTGGTTTGA
- a CDS encoding Dabb family protein — MAIRHLVLLNFKDDLSPATRTELETAFVALSLQIDGITAFDWGINHSVEGLGKGFTHVFNFTFVDAAARDTYMVHPAHLAFVAQLQPCLNDVIVLDYDL, encoded by the coding sequence ATGGCTATCCGCCACCTGGTTTTACTGAACTTTAAAGATGACCTTTCCCCGGCAACCCGGACCGAACTGGAAACCGCATTCGTGGCGTTGTCGCTGCAGATCGATGGCATCACTGCCTTCGATTGGGGTATCAATCACAGCGTGGAAGGCTTGGGCAAAGGCTTTACGCATGTTTTCAACTTCACTTTTGTGGATGCCGCCGCGCGGGATACCTATATGGTGCATCCGGCACATCTGGCCTTTGTGGCACAGCTACAACCGTGCCTGAACGATGTGATCGTGCTGGATTACGACCTCTGA
- a CDS encoding YoaK family protein, with translation MKTVNLPGVLSATGGYVDTAGFLALQGLFTAHVTGNFVTLGAALAFGTSGVIAKLAALPLFCVVVGLVRVGGAVLTQRQIAEIPFLLGLQTLLLLVAAVFAIGLGPFPNGDHWPALLTGMTLVAAMAIQNAVHRIYLSSAPPTTLMTGSTTQIVIDAVDLLGGLPAEQQALVKNRISRLAATVLAFAVGCAAAAVLFHLIGLWCFALPPWLALAATCLARQTVAFPLPAH, from the coding sequence ATGAAAACTGTGAATCTGCCTGGTGTTCTCAGCGCTACCGGCGGTTATGTCGATACGGCTGGTTTTCTGGCGCTGCAAGGGCTGTTTACGGCTCATGTCACCGGCAACTTCGTCACCTTGGGCGCGGCGCTGGCATTTGGCACTTCAGGCGTGATTGCCAAGCTGGCGGCGTTGCCCTTGTTCTGCGTGGTGGTGGGGCTGGTACGAGTTGGCGGCGCGGTGCTTACTCAACGGCAGATTGCAGAAATACCGTTTCTGCTGGGACTGCAAACACTGCTGCTACTCGTTGCCGCAGTGTTTGCAATCGGCTTGGGGCCGTTTCCCAATGGCGATCACTGGCCAGCGTTGCTCACAGGCATGACGCTGGTCGCGGCAATGGCAATCCAGAACGCGGTGCACCGGATATATCTATCCAGCGCGCCGCCAACGACCTTGATGACCGGCAGTACCACCCAGATTGTCATTGATGCGGTGGATCTGTTGGGCGGTTTACCGGCCGAGCAGCAGGCCCTGGTCAAAAACCGCATCTCGCGCCTGGCAGCCACGGTGCTGGCCTTCGCTGTTGGTTGTGCCGCTGCCGCAGTGCTGTTCCATTTGATCGGCCTTTGGTGCTTTGCACTGCCACCCTGGCTGGCGCTCGCCGCTACTTGTCTGGCGCGCCAGACAGTGGCATTTCCTTTACCTGCTCATTAG
- a CDS encoding YrdB family protein: protein MGYHPVNLLFRFILELVALVAMSFWGWTQHDGLARYALALMDPLLAATIWGIFNVPGDHSRSGDALVAVPGMVRLAIEAVIFGFAVWALFATGAVTQGRCLAAALVIHYALSWDRNLWLLRR, encoded by the coding sequence ATGGGCTATCACCCGGTCAATCTGCTGTTCCGGTTTATCCTCGAACTGGTCGCGCTGGTAGCGATGAGCTTTTGGGGCTGGACGCAGCATGACGGACTGGCGCGCTATGCCCTGGCGCTGATGGATCCGCTGCTGGCGGCAACCATCTGGGGCATTTTCAATGTACCCGGGGACCACAGCCGCTCCGGCGATGCCTTGGTGGCGGTGCCTGGCATGGTGCGGCTGGCCATCGAAGCGGTCATTTTCGGCTTTGCGGTATGGGCGCTATTTGCCACCGGCGCGGTTACGCAAGGGCGGTGCCTGGCCGCGGCGCTGGTTATTCACTACGCGTTGTCGTGGGACCGCAATCTCTGGTTGCTGCGCCGCTGA
- a CDS encoding PLP-dependent aminotransferase family protein: MDIHISIAGRHDLIGQIYRQLRAGILDGRLAAGERLPSTRDLAVQLGVSRKTTLDAFERLIAEGYLRTRTGEGTFVADSLNRVPVTSTEAQSEPVQLDSIWDDMPDALAMPKAGTALALDFKGGMTDKSAFPFESWRRCINHALRLQARGRGEYHDPAGEQELRLAVSRYLAFNRAVVSNWQDVIITQGAQQALDLLARVLIRPGDTVAMEDPGYPPARACFTAIGARVVSVPVDEQGLVTAKLPAQARLVYVTPSHQFPLGMPMSLERRVELLEWAQQNKVVIVEDDYDGEFRFEGRPMESLKSLDRAGLVAYVWTFSKTIFPELRVGYVVPPLSLKPALQKAKQIGDCHSCTLTQAAVGRFILNGDFTKHLRRMHKHYETRRAMLLAHLHGDLATWFEPIVPAAGIHLTALLKPGLAEETIIAAGREVAVGLYGISGFHTARPKRPGILFGYGGISAADIDQALGKLAHVLRSRGV; encoded by the coding sequence ATGGACATCCATATCAGCATTGCCGGGCGTCACGACCTGATCGGGCAAATTTACCGGCAATTGCGCGCCGGAATCCTGGATGGCCGTCTGGCCGCTGGCGAGCGCTTGCCCTCTACGCGTGATCTGGCGGTGCAATTGGGCGTCTCGCGCAAAACCACGCTGGATGCATTTGAGCGCTTGATCGCAGAAGGCTATCTACGCACCCGCACTGGAGAAGGCACCTTTGTCGCCGACTCACTTAACCGCGTGCCAGTGACGTCAACAGAAGCGCAAAGCGAACCGGTGCAACTGGATTCCATCTGGGACGACATGCCGGACGCACTAGCCATGCCCAAGGCGGGCACCGCGCTGGCGCTGGATTTCAAAGGTGGCATGACCGACAAAAGCGCCTTTCCCTTTGAATCCTGGCGGCGTTGCATCAACCATGCCTTGCGGCTGCAAGCGCGGGGCCGCGGCGAGTATCACGATCCGGCGGGTGAACAGGAACTACGACTGGCGGTGTCGCGGTATCTGGCATTTAACCGGGCAGTGGTCAGCAATTGGCAGGACGTCATCATCACCCAAGGTGCGCAGCAAGCGCTGGACTTGCTCGCCCGGGTGCTGATTCGCCCCGGCGATACCGTGGCCATGGAAGACCCCGGTTATCCGCCCGCCCGCGCCTGTTTTACCGCAATAGGCGCCAGAGTAGTGAGTGTGCCGGTGGATGAACAGGGGCTGGTGACCGCCAAACTGCCTGCGCAAGCCAGGCTGGTTTACGTGACGCCATCGCACCAGTTTCCGCTAGGTATGCCAATGAGCCTGGAGCGGCGGGTGGAGTTGCTGGAATGGGCACAGCAAAACAAAGTGGTGATTGTGGAAGACGACTACGACGGCGAGTTCCGTTTTGAAGGGCGTCCCATGGAGTCGCTCAAAAGTCTGGATCGCGCGGGACTGGTGGCCTATGTCTGGACGTTTTCCAAGACCATCTTTCCCGAGTTGCGCGTGGGTTATGTGGTGCCGCCGCTGTCGCTGAAGCCGGCGCTACAAAAAGCCAAGCAAATTGGCGATTGCCACTCTTGCACGCTGACCCAGGCGGCAGTCGGCCGGTTTATCCTCAATGGGGACTTCACCAAGCATTTGCGGCGCATGCACAAACACTACGAAACCCGCCGCGCCATGCTACTGGCGCATCTGCACGGTGATCTCGCAACGTGGTTTGAACCAATTGTGCCTGCGGCGGGCATCCATTTAACCGCTTTGCTTAAACCCGGACTGGCCGAAGAAACGATTATTGCGGCGGGGCGTGAAGTGGCAGTGGGCTTGTACGGCATATCCGGCTTTCATACGGCGCGGCCCAAACGGCCCGGCATTTTGTTTGGTTATGGTGGCATTAGCGCTGCCGATATCGATCAAGCACTGGGCAAGCTGGCGCACGTATTGCGCTCGCGCGGGGTTTGA
- a CDS encoding YkgJ family cysteine cluster protein yields MTHPCLECGACCASFRVSFYWAETDAHPFGSVPQQLTTTISPHHVAMRGTENKPVRCVALTGEIGQPVSCSIYTQRSSTCREFAAGSEYCNKARGMHGLPVLAPGNYDA; encoded by the coding sequence ATGACTCACCCGTGTCTGGAATGCGGCGCCTGTTGCGCGTCTTTCCGGGTCTCGTTTTACTGGGCCGAAACAGACGCCCACCCGTTCGGCTCAGTGCCGCAGCAACTGACGACCACCATTAGCCCACATCACGTTGCCATGCGCGGTACCGAGAACAAGCCAGTGCGCTGTGTGGCGCTGACTGGCGAGATCGGTCAGCCGGTCAGTTGCAGCATCTATACCCAGCGTTCCAGCACTTGCCGTGAGTTCGCGGCTGGCAGCGAATACTGCAACAAGGCGCGTGGCATGCATGGCTTGCCGGTGCTTGCGCCAGGTAACTACGACGCCTGA
- a CDS encoding SDR family NAD(P)-dependent oxidoreductase, translated as MYKVWLVTGSASGLGRAIAEEALAAGDQVVATARDPQQLADLRERYGDQVRVAALDVTDQQAAIAAVQLAVDEFGRLDVVINNAGYGHIAPFEQTSAADFTAQIDTNFFGVVNVSRAAVPMMRAQRSGHIIQVSSVGGRMGTPGLSAYQAAKWAVGGFTEVLAQELTPLGIKVCALEPGGMRTNWGQRASQYIPQLWPEYEASVGGLLALLKPHIGHENSDPARIAQVVLRLAYHDAPPAHLLLGSDALHYAGLVEADRAAAGERWRAVSATADATETGPIPPLPLH; from the coding sequence ATGTACAAAGTCTGGTTAGTAACCGGTAGCGCCAGTGGCTTGGGTCGGGCGATTGCCGAAGAGGCGCTGGCGGCGGGCGATCAAGTGGTTGCCACCGCGCGCGATCCGCAACAACTGGCCGATCTGCGCGAACGCTATGGCGATCAGGTCAGGGTCGCCGCGCTAGATGTTACTGATCAACAAGCGGCCATCGCCGCAGTGCAACTGGCTGTGGATGAATTCGGGCGGCTGGATGTGGTGATCAACAACGCGGGCTACGGCCACATCGCTCCGTTCGAACAAACCAGCGCCGCAGACTTTACCGCGCAGATCGACACCAATTTTTTCGGCGTGGTGAATGTGAGCCGCGCCGCAGTGCCGATGATGCGGGCGCAACGTTCGGGCCACATTATCCAGGTGTCATCAGTCGGCGGGCGTATGGGCACGCCGGGCTTGAGCGCTTATCAAGCGGCCAAATGGGCGGTGGGCGGGTTTACCGAAGTATTGGCGCAAGAACTGACGCCGCTGGGTATCAAGGTGTGCGCGCTCGAACCCGGTGGCATGCGCACCAACTGGGGTCAGCGTGCCAGCCAGTACATCCCTCAGTTGTGGCCTGAATATGAAGCCTCGGTCGGCGGCTTGTTGGCTTTGCTCAAGCCGCATATCGGTCATGAGAACAGTGACCCGGCGCGCATTGCCCAAGTGGTGTTGCGTCTGGCCTATCACGACGCACCGCCAGCGCATCTCTTGCTGGGGAGCGATGCGCTGCATTATGCCGGGCTGGTCGAGGCAGATCGTGCTGCCGCCGGGGAACGTTGGCGCGCAGTGAGTGCCACCGCAGATGCGACCGAAACCGGCCCGATTCCACCTTTGCCGCTGCATTGA
- a CDS encoding TetR/AcrR family transcriptional regulator yields the protein MARPRSEDKRNAILAAAEQVIAQEGLSAPTSKIAKAAGVAEGTLFTYFANKDDLLNQLYLQIKSTMRDTMMDSYPHKSDAKTRASHFWHKYVEWGVAFPASRKTLSQLSVSDRVTEDSKAQGMRSFADINTLVQHSIAAGVLRAQPPAFVGAIMGSLAETTMDFMSREPAQAQMYADAGFQSFWNAIAAK from the coding sequence ATGGCCCGACCCAGAAGTGAAGACAAACGCAATGCCATTCTTGCCGCCGCTGAACAAGTGATCGCGCAGGAAGGCCTGAGTGCGCCCACTTCAAAAATCGCCAAAGCGGCGGGCGTGGCCGAAGGCACGCTGTTCACCTACTTTGCCAACAAAGATGACCTGCTTAATCAGTTGTATTTGCAGATCAAATCCACCATGCGTGACACCATGATGGATTCATACCCGCACAAAAGTGACGCCAAAACCCGCGCCAGTCATTTCTGGCACAAGTATGTGGAATGGGGCGTCGCTTTTCCGGCCAGCCGCAAAACGTTGTCGCAATTGTCGGTGTCCGACCGGGTCACCGAAGACAGCAAAGCGCAGGGTATGCGGTCGTTTGCTGATATCAACACGCTGGTGCAGCACAGTATTGCCGCTGGCGTATTACGCGCCCAGCCACCGGCGTTTGTCGGCGCCATCATGGGTTCGCTGGCGGAAACCACCATGGATTTCATGAGCCGCGAACCGGCACAGGCGCAGATGTATGCCGACGCCGGGTTTCAATCATTCTGGAACGCCATCGCCGCCAAGTAA
- a CDS encoding DUF4142 domain-containing protein — protein MIRLPRFVPCLLPALLLWTSANFSQAADAPVASPASAAAVRTPVAPLEATFIDNAARANLAEIRLGELVLKKTAVPEVKFFAQRMMDEHRTNQDSLRQLAELKGVKLPDGLSVQDQQLYDRLSQLPAPQLEHDYIGIAGLKGHLDAQKLFTAYVKDGKDKDLVSYAQMTLPTINDHLEMARHMLANSKSE, from the coding sequence ATGATCCGGTTACCCCGATTTGTTCCCTGCCTGCTCCCCGCGCTGCTGTTATGGACGAGCGCCAATTTTAGTCAGGCGGCCGATGCGCCGGTGGCTTCTCCCGCCAGCGCCGCTGCGGTGCGTACCCCGGTGGCACCGCTGGAGGCCACATTTATCGACAACGCCGCGCGCGCCAATCTGGCCGAAATCCGTCTGGGCGAACTGGTGCTGAAAAAAACCGCCGTGCCGGAGGTGAAATTCTTTGCCCAGCGCATGATGGATGAGCATCGCACCAATCAGGACAGCCTGCGCCAACTGGCTGAACTCAAAGGCGTGAAACTGCCCGATGGTTTGAGTGTGCAAGACCAGCAGTTGTATGACCGCTTGAGCCAGCTTCCAGCACCACAGCTGGAACATGACTATATCGGCATCGCCGGTTTGAAAGGGCATCTGGATGCCCAGAAGTTGTTCACAGCGTATGTGAAAGATGGCAAAGACAAAGACCTGGTCAGCTATGCCCAGATGACCTTGCCGACCATCAATGACCATCTGGAAATGGCGCGCCATATGCTGGCCAACTCAAAAAGTGAGTAG
- a CDS encoding glutathione binding-like protein — MADLSAFPITHKWPPQQPDLLQLYSLPTPNGVKVSIMLEETGLAYEPHLVRFDTNDQMSAEFLSLNPNNKIPAILDPNGPGGKPLPLFESGAILVYLADKTGQLMPSDPAARYETLQWVMFQMGGIGPMFGQLGFFNKFAGKDYEDKRPRDRYVAESRRLLGVLNQRLAGRQWLMGDDYSIADIAVFPWVNNLIGFYEAGDLVGFADFTEVNRVLQAFLARPAVVRGLGIPKRV, encoded by the coding sequence ATGGCTGATCTTTCCGCGTTCCCGATTACCCACAAATGGCCGCCACAGCAGCCCGACCTGCTGCAGTTGTACTCACTGCCGACTCCCAACGGCGTGAAAGTGTCGATCATGCTGGAAGAAACCGGCCTGGCCTACGAGCCGCATCTGGTGCGTTTTGATACCAATGACCAGATGTCGGCGGAGTTCCTTTCGCTCAATCCCAATAACAAGATCCCGGCCATCCTTGACCCCAATGGCCCGGGTGGCAAACCGCTGCCCTTGTTTGAATCGGGCGCCATTCTGGTTTACCTGGCCGACAAAACCGGACAACTGATGCCCAGCGATCCGGCAGCGCGCTACGAAACCTTGCAGTGGGTGATGTTCCAGATGGGCGGGATTGGCCCGATGTTTGGGCAGTTGGGATTCTTCAACAAATTTGCTGGCAAAGACTACGAAGACAAACGCCCGCGTGATCGTTACGTCGCGGAATCACGGCGTTTGCTGGGCGTGCTCAATCAACGCCTGGCCGGGCGTCAGTGGCTGATGGGCGACGACTACAGCATTGCCGACATCGCCGTTTTCCCGTGGGTGAATAATCTGATTGGATTTTATGAAGCGGGTGATCTGGTCGGCTTTGCCGACTTCACCGAGGTAAACCGGGTCTTGCAAGCTTTCCTCGCACGCCCGGCAGTGGTCCGCGGATTGGGTATTCCCAAGCGCGTGTAG
- a CDS encoding TAXI family TRAP transporter solute-binding subunit — MPLAHLSRFARLNPRTVTSKRELIILWIAILGLFLIAGGLLVWLVEPAPPKTIVMSAGPQDSSFMPTAMAYKKILARNGITLKVLPSGGSVQNLQRLLDPKQPVDIALVQGGVAGGLDTSSLMSLGSVFHAPILVLYRGENITQLSQFTGMRIGVGEEGSGTRVIALDLLKANGIVPGGPTTLVPVDGEQAANELAAGNLDAAFFDGGSASRATMVSVLHRPGISTMDFAQAAAYTRRFTYLDEIDLPPGVLNLGKNEPPNTVHLISPMVELVARSSLHPAISDLLIEAAQEVHGKSGLLQHAGEFPNPEAHEYRISDDAARYYKSGKSFLYRSLPFWVASLLDRLVVLLVPIAVLLVPAMRALPALYRWRVRSRIYRWYGLLIAIERGAMSNTQGAEREALVKELDAIEESVNRMKMPLAYADAFYVLREHVSFVRERLSDASRREAATPA, encoded by the coding sequence ATGCCCCTTGCCCACCTATCCCGTTTCGCCCGGCTCAATCCGCGGACGGTGACCTCAAAACGCGAACTCATCATTTTGTGGATCGCCATTCTGGGCTTGTTCCTGATCGCCGGGGGCTTGCTGGTGTGGCTGGTAGAGCCCGCACCGCCCAAGACCATTGTGATGAGCGCCGGGCCGCAAGACAGTTCGTTCATGCCGACGGCAATGGCCTACAAGAAGATCCTCGCGCGCAATGGCATCACGCTCAAGGTGCTGCCGTCAGGGGGCTCGGTGCAGAATCTGCAACGCTTGCTCGACCCCAAACAGCCTGTGGACATCGCGCTGGTGCAAGGCGGCGTCGCGGGTGGTCTGGATACCTCTTCGCTGATGTCTCTGGGCAGCGTGTTTCATGCGCCGATTCTGGTTTTGTATCGTGGCGAAAACATTACGCAATTGTCGCAATTTACCGGGATGCGGATCGGCGTGGGCGAAGAGGGCAGCGGCACGCGGGTGATCGCACTGGATTTGCTCAAGGCCAACGGCATCGTGCCAGGCGGCCCGACCACGCTGGTGCCGGTGGATGGTGAACAAGCCGCCAACGAGCTGGCTGCTGGCAATCTTGATGCCGCGTTCTTTGACGGTGGCTCTGCCTCACGCGCCACCATGGTGAGCGTGTTGCATCGGCCAGGCATTTCCACCATGGATTTCGCCCAAGCCGCTGCCTATACCCGGCGCTTCACTTATCTGGATGAAATCGACCTGCCGCCGGGCGTGCTGAATCTGGGCAAAAATGAGCCGCCCAATACCGTCCATTTGATCAGCCCGATGGTGGAGCTGGTGGCGCGTTCCAGTTTGCATCCGGCTATCTCCGATTTGCTGATTGAGGCAGCGCAAGAAGTCCACGGCAAATCTGGCTTGTTGCAACACGCGGGCGAATTTCCCAACCCCGAGGCACATGAATACCGCATCAGCGATGATGCGGCGCGCTATTACAAGTCGGGCAAAAGCTTTTTGTATCGCAGTTTGCCGTTCTGGGTGGCCAGCTTGCTGGATCGGCTGGTCGTACTGCTGGTGCCTATCGCCGTGTTGCTGGTGCCGGCGATGCGCGCTTTGCCGGCGTTGTATCGCTGGCGCGTGCGCTCGCGGATTTACCGCTGGTATGGCTTGTTGATTGCCATTGAGCGTGGCGCCATGAGCAACACCCAGGGCGCCGAGCGCGAGGCGCTGGTGAAAGAGCTGGATGCCATCGAAGAGAGCGTGAACCGCATGAAGATGCCACTGGCCTATGCCGATGCGTTTTATGTGCTGCGAGAACACGTGAGCTTTGTGCGCGAACGGCTCAGCGATGCATCCCGCCGCGAAGCTGCGACGCCTGCTTAG